One Acidobacteriota bacterium DNA window includes the following coding sequences:
- a CDS encoding DUF2071 domain-containing protein, which produces MDTGTVMKTKVFLNAEWRNLVMINYEIDPAILQPLVPRGTELDQWEGKTFVSEVGFMFLNTSVAGVAIPFHRNFEEINLRFYVRRKAEEGWRRGVVFIKEIVPRFAIAAVAQISYNENYVARRMWHGTDLSETSFTKTGLVEYGWMEKTGRNFLRVRATGKSEPLFAGSEEEFITEHYWGYAWQSDGGTVEYQVEHPSWRVWQVSEAEFRCDVERVYGKRFAKVLQAKPSSAFVADGSPIIVRRGVRL; this is translated from the coding sequence ATGGACACAGGCACAGTTATGAAAACCAAAGTGTTTTTGAATGCGGAATGGCGGAATTTGGTGATGATCAATTATGAAATTGATCCGGCAATTTTGCAGCCGCTGGTTCCGCGCGGAACTGAATTAGATCAATGGGAAGGCAAAACCTTTGTTAGTGAAGTCGGTTTCATGTTTTTGAATACGAGCGTCGCTGGGGTGGCAATTCCGTTTCATCGCAACTTTGAAGAGATCAATTTGCGCTTTTATGTTCGCCGAAAGGCCGAAGAGGGTTGGCGTCGCGGCGTAGTGTTTATCAAGGAAATTGTTCCGCGTTTTGCTATTGCTGCGGTGGCGCAAATTTCTTATAACGAAAACTATGTGGCACGGCGAATGTGGCACGGCACGGATTTGAGTGAAACCTCATTTACCAAAACTGGCTTGGTCGAATACGGGTGGATGGAGAAAACGGGCAGAAACTTTTTGCGAGTTCGAGCGACAGGGAAATCCGAACCGCTTTTCGCCGGCTCTGAAGAAGAGTTCATCACCGAACATTACTGGGGCTATGCCTGGCAGAGCGACGGTGGGACGGTTGAATATCAAGTAGAGCATCCATCATGGCGCGTCTGGCAAGTCAGCGAAGCCGAGTTTCGTTGCGACGTCGAACGCGTCTACGGAAAGCGATTTGCCAAAGTGTTGCAGGCCAAACCGAGCTCGGCTTTTGTCGCCGACGGTTCTCCAATCATTGTCAGAAGAGGAGTTCGACTATGA